A section of the Leminorella richardii genome encodes:
- a CDS encoding DUF3820 family protein, whose protein sequence is MIEKTHLIKIANTPMPFGKYKGRMLVDLPDEYLLWFSKKGFPKGELGELMELTLALKIEGLDSVIRPLKGRA, encoded by the coding sequence ATGATAGAAAAAACTCACCTGATAAAAATTGCCAATACGCCCATGCCGTTTGGTAAATACAAAGGGCGTATGCTGGTCGATTTGCCGGACGAGTATCTTTTGTGGTTCTCTAAAAAGGGCTTTCCAAAAGGTGAACTTGGCGAACTGATGGAGCTCACGCTGGCTTTGAAGATTGAGGGGCTGGATAGTGTGATTAGGCCTTTGAAGGGGCGAGCATAA
- a CDS encoding dipeptide ABC transporter ATP-binding protein, producing MIVENLCVQFKTSEHTVEAVRNLSFSIKKGETLAIVGESGSGKSVTSLALMRLVEQGGGKITQGSILFNRGEHQLDLVKADGAAMRSIRGADIAMIFQEPMTSLNPVFSVGEQIAESIRLHQKKDRSTARAEALKMLQRVRIPEAENVLDRYPHQLSGGMRQRVMIAMALSCRPSLLIADEPTTALDVTIQSQILQLIRELQEEMDMAVIFITHDMGVVAEVADRVLVMYKGEKVEEGDSDVLFAAPQHPYTKALLSAVPKLGAMRGTDLPAKFPLLSVNDSSVTEAQETPRTVERTGEPILRVHDLITRFDVRGGLLNRVKRRVHAVEKVSFDLYPGETLALVGESGCGKSTTGRSLLQLVESQGGTIEFCGNRIHQLKGKSLQALRRDIQFIFQDPFASLDPRVTVGFSIMEPLLIHGVATGKEAEQRVAWLLEKVGLLPEHAKRYPHEFSGGQRQRICIARALALNPKVIVADESVSALDVSIQAQVINLMLDLQKEFGVAFLFISHDMAVVERISHRVAVMYLGQIVEIGPRREIFENPQHAYTKKLMAAVPIADPARRHIKREPLSDEIPSPIRALGDEPVVQPLVQVSENHFVARHQIAGIY from the coding sequence ATTATTGTCGAAAATCTTTGCGTACAGTTTAAAACATCCGAGCATACTGTTGAGGCTGTGCGCAACCTCTCATTCAGCATTAAAAAGGGGGAAACACTGGCTATCGTCGGTGAATCAGGCTCAGGAAAATCTGTCACCTCTCTGGCGCTGATGCGCCTCGTAGAACAGGGCGGCGGTAAAATTACTCAGGGAAGCATTCTTTTTAATCGCGGCGAACACCAGCTCGATCTGGTTAAAGCCGACGGTGCGGCGATGCGCAGCATCCGGGGGGCTGACATCGCGATGATCTTTCAGGAGCCAATGACCTCCCTGAATCCCGTCTTCTCCGTGGGAGAGCAGATCGCCGAGTCGATTCGACTTCACCAAAAGAAAGACCGGTCAACCGCTCGGGCAGAAGCACTAAAAATGCTGCAAAGAGTGCGTATTCCCGAAGCAGAAAACGTTCTTGACCGTTACCCCCACCAGCTCTCTGGCGGGATGCGGCAGCGCGTAATGATAGCGATGGCGCTCTCCTGTCGGCCGTCGCTGCTCATTGCTGACGAGCCAACCACCGCGCTGGACGTCACCATCCAGTCTCAAATCCTACAGCTTATCCGTGAGCTTCAGGAAGAGATGGACATGGCGGTGATCTTTATTACCCATGATATGGGCGTCGTCGCTGAAGTCGCCGACCGCGTTCTGGTGATGTACAAAGGCGAAAAGGTTGAGGAAGGCGATTCAGACGTTCTGTTTGCCGCTCCCCAGCATCCGTATACCAAAGCGCTGCTGTCAGCAGTACCAAAGCTGGGCGCGATGCGCGGTACCGACCTTCCGGCCAAGTTTCCTTTGCTAAGCGTCAACGACAGCAGCGTCACCGAAGCACAAGAAACCCCACGCACGGTAGAACGTACAGGCGAGCCTATTTTACGCGTTCACGATCTCATTACCCGCTTTGACGTACGCGGCGGTCTTCTCAACCGTGTTAAGCGGCGCGTTCACGCCGTGGAAAAAGTCAGCTTTGACCTCTATCCGGGAGAAACGCTGGCGCTGGTGGGTGAGTCAGGCTGCGGTAAGTCAACGACAGGCCGTTCCCTCCTACAGCTGGTGGAAAGTCAGGGCGGCACCATCGAGTTTTGCGGTAATAGAATTCATCAGCTAAAAGGTAAATCGCTACAGGCACTGCGCAGGGACATTCAGTTTATTTTCCAAGATCCCTTCGCCTCTCTCGACCCTCGCGTCACGGTAGGCTTTTCCATCATGGAGCCGCTGCTGATTCACGGCGTTGCTACCGGTAAAGAGGCCGAGCAGCGTGTGGCCTGGCTGCTTGAGAAAGTCGGCCTGTTGCCGGAGCACGCCAAGCGCTATCCGCACGAATTCTCAGGCGGCCAACGCCAGCGGATCTGTATCGCCCGCGCTCTGGCGCTCAATCCGAAAGTGATTGTCGCAGATGAGTCTGTTTCCGCGCTGGACGTTTCCATTCAGGCGCAGGTCATCAACCTGATGCTCGACCTTCAGAAAGAGTTTGGCGTGGCGTTCCTGTTTATCTCTCACGATATGGCAGTGGTTGAACGCATTAGCCATCGCGTCGCAGTTATGTATCTCGGGCAAATCGTTGAGATTGGCCCCAGAAGAGAGATTTTCGAAAACCCACAGCACGCCTACACCAAAAAGCTGATGGCCGCCGTGCCGATCGCCGATCCGGCCCGACGCCACATTAAGCGAGAACCTCTCTCGGATGAAATTCCAAGTCCAATACGCGCGTTAGGGGATGAGCCTGTGGTACAGCCGCTGGTTCAGGTCAGCGAAAACCACTTTGTCGCTCGTCACCAAATCGCCGGAATATATTAA
- the gsiB gene encoding glutathione ABC transporter substrate-binding protein GsiB: protein MSIVSLPKRTLLAASLIAMAGFSASPAFAAKDVVVAVYSNFTTLDPYDANDTLSQAISKSFYQGLFGFDKDAKLINVLAESYTTSEDGLTYTFKLRQGVKFHDGTDFNAEAVKAVFDRVTNPDNHLKRYNMFKRIAKTEVVDPYTVKITLDAPYSAFINSLAHPSAIMISPAALKKYGKEIAFHPVGTGPFQFEEWNATDYMKVKKFDGYWKQGLPKVDTITWRPVVENNTRAAMMQTGEAHFAYTIPFEQAKLLEKNDKLVMVSSPSIIQRYVSLNVLQKPFDDVRVRQALNYAVNKQALAKVAFAGYAMPAEGVVPKGVDFAISYNAWPYDPAKAKALLKEAGYPDGFSTTLWANGNNTTAQKVIQFVQQQLGQVGVKVQIEAMEPGQRVAKVESVPTPDKAGVRMYYAGWSSSTMESDFALTPLLSKASWPPKMFNTAYYSNEKVDNALIEALKTTNRDEKAKLYKEVQDQVWADAPWIFLTTDQLLYVHSKALSGMYITLDGSFNFDDVDLKQ from the coding sequence ATGTCCATCGTTTCATTACCAAAAAGAACGCTACTGGCGGCTAGTCTTATTGCTATGGCGGGCTTCTCGGCCTCGCCGGCATTTGCCGCCAAAGACGTTGTCGTCGCTGTTTACTCCAACTTCACCACACTGGATCCCTACGACGCTAACGACACCCTGTCTCAGGCTATTTCCAAGTCCTTCTATCAAGGGCTGTTCGGCTTCGATAAAGACGCCAAGCTAATTAACGTGCTGGCAGAAAGCTACACCACCAGTGAGGACGGCCTGACCTATACCTTTAAGCTGCGTCAGGGCGTGAAGTTCCACGACGGCACCGACTTTAACGCCGAGGCAGTGAAAGCCGTTTTCGACCGCGTGACCAACCCGGATAACCACCTTAAGCGCTACAACATGTTTAAGCGCATTGCCAAGACGGAAGTGGTCGATCCCTATACGGTAAAAATCACGCTAGATGCCCCCTATTCCGCCTTTATCAACTCGCTGGCGCATCCCTCAGCAATCATGATTTCGCCAGCCGCACTGAAAAAGTACGGCAAGGAAATTGCCTTCCACCCAGTGGGCACGGGTCCATTTCAGTTTGAAGAGTGGAACGCTACCGACTATATGAAGGTGAAGAAGTTCGACGGATACTGGAAACAGGGGCTCCCCAAAGTTGACACCATTACCTGGCGACCCGTCGTTGAAAACAACACTCGCGCAGCCATGATGCAAACCGGTGAAGCGCACTTTGCCTATACCATTCCTTTTGAGCAGGCCAAGCTGCTGGAGAAAAATGACAAGCTGGTGATGGTCTCATCACCGTCCATTATTCAGCGCTATGTCAGCCTCAACGTGCTGCAAAAGCCGTTTGATGACGTAAGAGTCCGTCAGGCTCTCAACTATGCGGTTAACAAACAGGCCCTCGCCAAAGTCGCTTTTGCAGGCTATGCCATGCCGGCTGAAGGCGTCGTGCCCAAGGGCGTAGACTTTGCCATAAGCTACAACGCATGGCCGTATGATCCCGCTAAGGCAAAGGCACTTCTGAAAGAAGCGGGCTATCCTGACGGCTTCTCTACCACACTGTGGGCCAACGGCAACAACACCACCGCCCAAAAAGTGATTCAATTTGTTCAGCAGCAGTTAGGCCAAGTGGGCGTAAAAGTGCAAATCGAAGCGATGGAACCCGGTCAGCGCGTTGCTAAAGTAGAAAGCGTACCAACGCCAGACAAAGCGGGCGTCCGCATGTACTACGCGGGCTGGTCTTCTTCCACCATGGAGTCAGACTTCGCGCTGACGCCGCTGCTGTCTAAGGCTTCCTGGCCGCCGAAAATGTTTAACACCGCCTACTACAGCAACGAAAAAGTGGACAATGCCCTGATCGAAGCGCTGAAAACCACCAACCGTGACGAAAAAGCCAAGCTGTATAAAGAAGTGCAGGATCAGGTCTGGGCCGATGCCCCGTGGATCTTCCTGACAACTGACCAGCTGCTGTACGTTCACAGCAAGGCGCTGAGCGGTATGTACATCACTCTGGACGGTTCGTTTAACTTCGACGATGTCGATCTGAAGCAATAA
- a CDS encoding P1 family peptidase, whose translation MTTPALPPCIGLLPAGKNNLITDVSGLKVGHSTVSDGIHQTGVTVITPHSGNLFCDKVPAAATVLNGFGKSVGLVQVEELGVLETPIALTNTFSVGAMAQAQIRQSINENPEVGRAWSTVNPLVFECNDGYLNDIQAMILNDSHYAAALGAADTQFTQGAVGAGRGMSCFELKGGIGSASRVATLATGQTYTVGALVLSNFGRLPTFTLAGKHLGTLLKERLEQRPLTEEKGSIIMIVATDAPLDSRQLRRLSLRAGVGLSRTGAFFGNGSGDISLAFSTAYTLPQQTDRPMPSVAFLHDALMDPLFQATADSVEQAIIHALWHATTTEGRDGHRRVSLRDLAPDLQNLLVS comes from the coding sequence ATGACCACGCCCGCGCTTCCCCCCTGTATCGGCTTGCTTCCCGCAGGAAAAAACAACCTTATTACTGACGTATCAGGCCTAAAGGTCGGGCACAGTACCGTCAGCGACGGCATCCATCAGACCGGTGTCACAGTGATTACGCCCCACTCTGGGAACCTGTTTTGCGATAAGGTTCCCGCTGCCGCAACCGTGCTTAATGGCTTTGGAAAAAGCGTAGGACTGGTACAGGTTGAAGAGCTTGGCGTGTTAGAAACGCCTATTGCGCTCACCAATACGTTCTCTGTCGGCGCAATGGCGCAGGCACAAATCCGCCAGTCAATTAATGAGAACCCGGAAGTCGGCAGAGCCTGGTCAACGGTGAATCCGCTTGTCTTTGAGTGCAACGACGGCTATCTCAATGACATTCAGGCGATGATCCTTAACGACAGCCACTACGCTGCGGCGCTAGGCGCTGCCGACACACAGTTTACCCAAGGTGCGGTGGGCGCGGGGCGTGGCATGTCCTGCTTCGAGCTTAAAGGCGGTATTGGTTCTGCTTCCCGCGTCGCTACGCTGGCGACAGGGCAAACCTACACCGTCGGCGCTCTGGTTTTATCCAACTTTGGCCGCCTGCCGACCTTTACACTAGCAGGCAAACATCTGGGAACGTTGCTAAAAGAGCGGCTTGAGCAGCGACCGCTAACGGAAGAAAAGGGATCCATCATTATGATCGTCGCCACAGATGCACCGCTGGACTCACGCCAGCTGCGGCGTCTGTCTCTGCGGGCTGGCGTAGGCCTGTCGCGCACGGGTGCCTTTTTTGGCAACGGCAGCGGCGATATCTCTCTGGCCTTCTCGACCGCCTATACCCTCCCTCAGCAAACCGATCGCCCTATGCCTTCCGTTGCCTTTCTGCACGATGCGCTGATGGATCCACTGTTTCAGGCTACCGCCGACAGCGTTGAACAGGCAATAATTCACGCGCTGTGGCATGCAACAACAACGGAAGGACGAGACGGCCATCGCCGAGTCTCGCTGCGCGATCTGGCGCCAGACCTACAGAATTTACTCGTATCATAA
- the gsiC gene encoding glutathione ABC transporter permease GsiC, which produces MSSYFIKRLLGLIPTLLIVMVLVFLFVHMLPGDPARLAAGPEADETVVNMVRKDLGLDKPLPQQFVSFFTNMIQGDFGTSIRTKRPVSEEIASRFMPTFWLTVTSMVWAVIFGMAIGIVSAVWRNKWPDRLGMTLAVSGISFPSFALGMLLMQVFSVNLGWLPTVGAESWKHYILPSITLGAAVAAVMARFTRASFVEVLQEDFIRTARAKGLKERVVVIKHGLRNAMIPVVTMMGLQFGFLLGGSIVVEKVFNWPGLGRLLVDSVDARDYPVIQAEVLLFSLEFILINLIVDMLYAAINPTIKYK; this is translated from the coding sequence ATGTCGAGTTACTTTATAAAACGACTTCTGGGCCTGATACCGACGCTGCTTATCGTTATGGTATTAGTGTTCCTGTTTGTCCACATGCTGCCCGGCGATCCCGCGCGGCTAGCGGCAGGCCCTGAAGCCGACGAAACCGTCGTTAACATGGTGCGCAAGGATCTTGGACTAGACAAGCCCCTGCCCCAACAGTTCGTCAGCTTTTTTACCAATATGATACAGGGCGATTTTGGTACTTCAATTCGCACTAAACGCCCTGTAAGCGAAGAGATTGCCTCTCGCTTTATGCCAACATTCTGGCTTACCGTCACGAGCATGGTCTGGGCCGTTATTTTCGGCATGGCCATTGGTATCGTTTCTGCCGTTTGGCGTAACAAATGGCCCGACAGGCTGGGCATGACGCTGGCAGTATCCGGTATCTCTTTCCCTTCCTTTGCGTTGGGGATGCTGTTAATGCAGGTTTTCTCCGTCAACCTCGGCTGGCTGCCAACCGTCGGTGCGGAGAGCTGGAAACACTATATTCTGCCTTCCATTACGCTAGGCGCTGCCGTTGCAGCCGTGATGGCGCGCTTCACCCGCGCCTCCTTTGTGGAAGTGTTGCAGGAAGACTTTATCCGTACAGCAAGGGCAAAAGGCCTGAAAGAGCGCGTAGTGGTCATTAAGCACGGCCTGCGCAACGCCATGATCCCAGTAGTCACCATGATGGGGCTTCAGTTCGGCTTTCTGCTAGGCGGCTCAATCGTCGTGGAAAAAGTCTTTAACTGGCCCGGGCTCGGCCGCCTGCTGGTGGATTCCGTTGATGCCCGCGACTATCCGGTTATTCAGGCTGAAGTGCTGCTGTTCTCTCTAGAGTTTATTCTGATCAACCTGATCGTCGATATGCTCTACGCCGCCATTAACCCCACGATCAAGTACAAATAG
- a CDS encoding isoaspartyl peptidase/L-asparaginase family protein: MSRIPVIAIHGGAGAITRSAMSAEKEAEYRSALTSIVTAGQSILANGGSALDAVTEAVRLLEENPLFNAGKGAVFTHSGTHELDAAIMDGSTLNAGAVAGVTHIRNPILAARAVMEHSRHVMFIGDGAEAFAKTQNIEMVGTDYYFTQARYDQLQRALLDQGVVLDHDGASRAAEAPQGDPIDPDKKFGTVGAVALDASGNLAAATSTGGMTNKQVGRVGDSPIIGAGCYANNQTVAVSSTGTGEMFMRAVAAYDVSALIEYAGLTLDEACHKVVMEKLPKINGNGGLIAVDSLGNVALPFNTEGMYRGVGRVGQDAFVDIYRS, translated from the coding sequence ATGAGTCGTATACCCGTAATTGCTATCCACGGCGGCGCTGGCGCGATCACGCGTTCCGCAATGTCGGCTGAAAAAGAAGCCGAATACCGTAGCGCCCTAACATCTATTGTTACTGCCGGGCAGTCTATTCTAGCCAACGGAGGCAGCGCACTGGATGCTGTGACTGAAGCCGTTCGTCTGCTGGAAGAAAATCCACTGTTCAATGCTGGAAAAGGCGCGGTCTTTACCCACTCCGGAACTCACGAGCTTGACGCCGCCATCATGGACGGTTCAACACTGAATGCAGGGGCTGTTGCGGGCGTAACCCACATCCGCAACCCTATCCTCGCGGCGAGAGCCGTCATGGAGCACAGCAGGCACGTGATGTTTATCGGTGACGGTGCAGAGGCGTTCGCCAAAACTCAAAACATAGAAATGGTCGGCACTGACTACTACTTTACACAGGCGCGCTACGATCAGCTTCAGCGAGCGCTGCTGGATCAGGGCGTCGTTCTCGATCACGACGGTGCCTCACGAGCGGCAGAAGCACCTCAAGGGGATCCTATCGATCCCGATAAAAAATTTGGCACCGTCGGCGCCGTTGCTCTGGATGCCAGCGGCAATCTGGCTGCCGCAACCTCTACCGGCGGCATGACGAACAAACAGGTTGGCCGAGTGGGCGACTCTCCGATTATCGGAGCGGGATGCTATGCCAATAACCAAACTGTCGCCGTGTCATCGACCGGCACTGGCGAAATGTTTATGCGCGCGGTTGCTGCCTATGACGTCTCAGCGCTGATTGAATATGCCGGGCTGACTCTCGATGAGGCGTGCCACAAAGTCGTTATGGAAAAACTGCCAAAAATTAACGGCAACGGCGGCCTGATTGCAGTAGATAGCCTCGGCAACGTGGCCTTACCCTTCAATACAGAAGGCATGTATCGCGGCGTTGGGCGAGTCGGCCAGGACGCATTCGTTGATATCTATCGCAGTTAA
- the gltX gene encoding glutamate--tRNA ligase, whose amino-acid sequence MKIKTRFAPSPTGDLHVGGARTALYSWLFSRHFGGEFVLRIEDTDLERSTQQAIDAIMDGMNWLNIDWDEGPYFQTKRFDRYNAVIDEMLKAGTAYKCYCSKERLEQLREEQIARGEKARYDGHCRDSACQHGDSEPHVVRFRNPQEGSVIFDDKIRGPIEIGNQELDDLIIRRTDGSPTYNFCVVIDDWDMEITHVIRGEDHINNTPRQINILKALGAPVPEYAHVSMILGDDGQKLSKRNGAASVMQYRDAGYLPEALLNYLVRLGWSHGDQEIFSVDEMKELFTLDAVSKSASAFNTEKLLWLNHHYINHLPPERVVVHLAWQINQLGYNTQNGPELVDIVKLLGERCKTLKEMAESCRYFYEEFDEFDADAAKKHLRPVAKEPLERVRDKISAVVDWTVENVHQAIEGTATELEIGMGKIGMPLRVAVTGCGQSPSVDATVHAIGKSRSLARIDRALAFIDERAAQQ is encoded by the coding sequence ATGAAAATAAAAACACGTTTTGCTCCAAGCCCAACGGGAGATCTCCACGTTGGCGGCGCTCGTACCGCTCTTTACTCTTGGCTTTTTTCTCGTCACTTTGGCGGCGAATTTGTTTTACGCATTGAAGATACCGATCTGGAGCGTTCAACTCAGCAGGCAATTGACGCCATTATGGACGGTATGAACTGGCTTAATATCGACTGGGACGAAGGCCCTTACTTTCAGACCAAGCGTTTCGATCGCTATAATGCAGTTATCGATGAAATGCTGAAAGCGGGGACAGCCTATAAGTGCTACTGTTCCAAAGAGCGCCTAGAGCAGCTTCGCGAAGAGCAAATCGCCCGTGGAGAAAAGGCTCGCTACGATGGCCACTGCCGCGACAGCGCTTGCCAACACGGCGACAGCGAACCGCACGTTGTGCGTTTTCGCAATCCGCAGGAAGGCTCAGTTATTTTTGATGACAAGATCCGCGGGCCGATTGAGATTGGTAACCAGGAGCTGGACGACCTAATTATTCGTCGGACAGACGGTTCTCCGACCTACAACTTCTGTGTGGTCATTGACGACTGGGATATGGAAATTACCCACGTTATCCGTGGTGAAGACCACATTAACAATACGCCGCGTCAGATCAATATTCTGAAAGCGCTGGGCGCCCCAGTGCCGGAATATGCCCACGTTTCCATGATTCTGGGTGATGATGGTCAGAAACTGTCTAAGCGTAACGGTGCTGCCAGCGTGATGCAGTATCGCGATGCAGGCTACTTGCCAGAGGCACTGCTTAACTATCTGGTACGTCTGGGCTGGTCTCATGGCGATCAGGAAATCTTTAGCGTTGATGAAATGAAAGAGCTGTTTACGCTAGATGCAGTTAGCAAGTCCGCCAGTGCGTTCAATACCGAAAAGCTGCTGTGGTTAAACCACCATTACATCAACCATCTGCCTCCTGAGCGCGTAGTGGTTCATCTGGCATGGCAAATTAACCAGCTGGGTTACAATACGCAGAATGGCCCCGAACTGGTCGATATCGTCAAGCTGTTGGGGGAGCGCTGCAAGACGCTTAAAGAGATGGCAGAGTCCTGCCGCTACTTCTATGAAGAGTTTGATGAGTTCGATGCCGATGCAGCGAAAAAGCATCTGCGCCCGGTCGCTAAAGAGCCGCTGGAGCGAGTGCGCGATAAAATCAGTGCCGTTGTTGACTGGACTGTTGAGAACGTCCATCAGGCCATTGAGGGAACAGCCACTGAACTGGAAATCGGCATGGGTAAAATTGGTATGCCTCTGCGTGTTGCCGTCACTGGCTGTGGTCAGTCACCGTCAGTTGATGCAACAGTCCACGCGATTGGTAAATCCCGCTCGCTGGCGCGTATTGATAGAGCGCTGGCGTTTATTGATGAGAGGGCGGCACAGCAGTAG
- the gsiD gene encoding glutathione ABC transporter permease GsiD — protein sequence MSSSTTVEPTAASGSGAKNVRTPWSEFWRKFRKQHVAVAAGIFVLLLVVIAIFSPWIAPFDPENYFDYDQLNEGPSALHWFGVDSLGRDIFSRIIAGTKISLAAGFFSVALGAVIGTFMGLMAGYYEGWWDRITMRISDVLFAFPGILLAIGVVAIMGSGMTNVIVAVAIFSIPAFARLVRGNTLVIKNLTYVEAVRSLGASDWTIIMRHILPGTVSSIVVYFTMRIGTSIITAASLSFLGMGAQPPTPEWGAMLNEARADMVMAPHVAIFPSIAIFLTVLAFNLLGDGLRDALDPKIDQK from the coding sequence ATGAGTTCATCAACGACCGTCGAACCGACTGCCGCATCCGGCTCCGGTGCTAAAAACGTCCGTACGCCGTGGAGCGAGTTCTGGCGCAAGTTTCGCAAACAGCACGTCGCTGTGGCAGCGGGTATTTTCGTTCTGCTGCTGGTGGTTATCGCCATTTTTAGCCCCTGGATTGCGCCTTTCGATCCAGAAAACTACTTTGACTATGACCAGCTCAACGAAGGCCCTTCCGCACTGCACTGGTTTGGGGTTGATTCGCTGGGTAGAGACATTTTTAGCCGCATCATCGCCGGTACTAAAATCTCTCTGGCCGCAGGCTTCTTTTCCGTCGCTCTCGGCGCCGTTATTGGCACCTTTATGGGACTGATGGCCGGATACTATGAAGGCTGGTGGGATCGTATCACCATGCGCATCTCCGATGTGCTGTTCGCCTTCCCCGGTATTCTACTGGCAATCGGCGTCGTCGCCATTATGGGTAGCGGCATGACAAACGTTATCGTTGCGGTGGCGATTTTTAGTATTCCCGCCTTTGCTCGGCTAGTTCGCGGCAATACGCTGGTGATTAAAAACCTGACTTACGTTGAGGCGGTTCGCAGCCTAGGAGCGTCGGACTGGACCATCATTATGCGGCACATCCTGCCCGGCACCGTGTCCTCGATTGTGGTCTATTTCACCATGCGTATAGGCACTTCGATCATCACCGCTGCCAGCCTGTCATTTCTGGGGATGGGCGCACAGCCGCCAACGCCGGAATGGGGCGCGATGCTTAACGAAGCCCGTGCGGATATGGTGATGGCGCCTCATGTCGCTATTTTCCCTAGTATCGCCATTTTCCTGACAGTGCTAGCGTTTAACCTGCTGGGCGACGGGCTACGCGATGCGTTAGACCCAAAAATCGACCAGAAATAG
- a CDS encoding M55 family metallopeptidase, with product MKILISTDIEGVAGVFHPEQVRPGNGEYERARIWMTNEANAAVRAALDGGAKEVIVNDSHGSFRNIIADRIDPRALLLQGKPRYLSMASGVERAPDAMFMIGYHSKSKTRGILAHTINSFAFSRIWLNDMELGEAGLYGALAGEFGVPVALIAGDDVFIEETLPLFPEVTFVETKQAEGQNSGLSITPEESCRAIYDAARMLVENPSQWQPFKIEPPITCRLQTQTPALADLFGQLPIVERLASDEVGFNAESVQSAIRILNCFSAMSTMLK from the coding sequence GTGAAAATACTTATCTCGACCGACATTGAAGGCGTCGCTGGCGTATTTCATCCCGAGCAGGTACGCCCGGGCAACGGTGAATATGAACGCGCCCGCATCTGGATGACCAATGAAGCCAACGCCGCCGTACGCGCCGCTTTGGACGGCGGGGCAAAAGAGGTGATTGTCAACGACTCCCACGGCAGTTTTCGCAACATCATCGCCGATCGCATCGATCCGCGCGCACTGCTGCTTCAGGGCAAGCCTCGCTATCTGAGCATGGCCTCCGGCGTTGAGCGCGCTCCTGACGCCATGTTTATGATTGGCTACCACTCTAAGTCAAAAACCCGCGGCATTCTGGCCCATACCATCAACAGCTTTGCGTTTTCCCGCATTTGGCTGAACGATATGGAACTGGGTGAAGCAGGCCTGTACGGCGCACTGGCGGGCGAATTCGGCGTTCCTGTCGCCCTTATCGCCGGCGATGACGTATTTATCGAAGAAACCCTACCGCTCTTTCCGGAAGTCACTTTCGTGGAAACTAAGCAGGCCGAAGGGCAAAACAGCGGCCTATCTATTACGCCGGAAGAGTCCTGCCGCGCTATTTACGACGCAGCCCGCATGCTGGTGGAAAACCCATCCCAGTGGCAGCCTTTCAAAATCGAGCCACCTATTACCTGCCGTCTGCAAACCCAAACTCCAGCGCTGGCTGACCTGTTTGGCCAACTGCCGATTGTGGAAAGACTGGCAAGCGATGAAGTTGGCTTCAACGCCGAGTCCGTTCAGTCCGCGATCCGCATTCTGAACTGCTTCTCAGCGATGTCGACGATGTTGAAGTAA